The DNA window CGCTCACTGAGATGTATCACCCCACTTAACGGATTTTTTAAATCATGGGCAACTGTGCGGGCGAATGCTTCAAGCTCTTGATTACGTTTTTCTAACTCATTGGTATAAGTCTGTAATTGTTTTTGCAAACGGTGCAATTTTAAATGCGTGTTAATCCGTGCAAGCACTTCCTCTTGTTGAATGGGTTTTGTAATGTAATCAGCCGCCCCCACTTCAAAGCCTTTCACTTTATTGACGGTTTCTGTCAATGCGGTCATAAATATAATAGGAATATCGCGCGTTGACTCTTGCATTTTAATAATTCGACACACTTCAAAGCCATTCATGTCAGGCATCATGACATCTAATAAAATCAAATCGGGTTTTGCATATTCTGCTTTTTGAATAGCACGCAATCCTTCTTGCGCAACTAATACTTTAAAACCTGCATCCGTTAAAAAATCGAATAACATGGCAACATTTGCAGGCACATCATCAACAATTAATAATGTCCCCTTATATTCATGACCTATCATGGCATTTATGATCCATTACAATGAAATCTAATCTTACAAAAATATAATCATCTATTGCAGTTAATCGTTGTATCTTAATTCACAACTGTTTTAATGACATTGTCTTCTTAAAAAAGACTTAGCAAAATCCTTTCCTATCCCCATTTTATCTGGATAATTTGGTTTATTAAGTTTCTTTTAACTCTTAAAAATATAGACTGCATAATACATTATGATGAATTGGACAGACTTCCATTTTTTGCGTCCTTACGCGCTCCTTACCTTTCTACCCTTTATCATCCTGCTGTATTTTTGGTTCAAGCGTCGTCAACAAAGCGGACAATGGGCGAGCGTGTGCGACCCACAACTATTGCCCTACTTAATCCTGCCTGAAACCCGTTCAGCGAATACCCATTACACCACACTATTAATTGTACTCACGGGTAGTCTTGCCATTTTCGCACTGGCAGGTCCTACGATGGAACGCTTACCACAGCCCGTATTTAGAGAACAATCAGCGTTAATCATCACCCTTGATTTATCCCGCTCTATGCTGGCAACAGATGTAAAACCCAGCCGTTTAGAACGAGCGCGTTATAAAATCGCCGACATCGTCAATCGTCGCCAAACAGGACAAACTGCACTACTCGTTTTTGCAGGTTCAGCCTTTGTCGTTACCCCACTGACAGACGATAAAGAGACAATTCTGTCGCAACTATCCGCACTCACCCCCAATATCATGCCAATCCAAGGCGGACGCACAGATTTAGCCCTCACAAAAGCCGTTGAGTTACTACAACAAGCCAGCGTAAAAACAGGGCAAGTTTTACTAATAACCGACGAAGCCGAAAGCAACCACACGCTTAACGAAATTCAAAAATTAACAAACTTGGGTTACCAATTATCTATTTTTGGTGTTGGTACACCTGAAGGCGCACCTATCCCCATTACCAAAGAAGGTTTTTTAAAAGATAATCAAGGTAATATCGTAATACCTACGCTAGATGAAGCCCACCTGATGCAGCTCACAACACAAGGCAACGGCATCTACCAACGTCTAGCAATTGACGATAGCGACACAAACGCATTGTTTGCCCTGATAGACCAAGGCTTACATCAAAAATCAAACGCTACGACGCAAGAAGCACAATTACACGTAGAACGTTGGTACGAATTAGGCACTTATCTACTTCTGCTTGCCTTGCCCTTCTCCGCGTTTGCCTTTAGACGGGGCTATTTTGTCATCATCCCCCTAACAATTGGCATACTCTCACTGCATCTATCCCCCCCCGTTTACGCAGAAGAAGCGCAAGCCAAATCCTCAATATGGCAAAACCTTTGGGCAACACCAGACCAACAAGCCAGCCAAGCCCTACAAACAGGCGATGCCAAAACCGCCGCAACTTTATTCGATAATCCTGAATGGAAAGCTGCCGCGCATTATAAAGCGGGCGAATATGAGCAAGCGTTACAGAACTTAGAAACCCTCAATACACCAACTAGTCTTTATAACAAAGGTAATACTTTGACTAAACTAGGAAAGTATGAGGAAGCACACAACGCTTATGAACAAGCCTTAGCACAAGACCCAAGCCTTGAAGATGCACGTTATAACAAAGAACAAGTTAAAAAGTTCTTAGAAGAGCAGAAGAAACAAGCCGAACAAAATAAACAAGACAAAAATCAAGCGTCCGATAAACAGGATAAGAATAACGATAAGAAAGACCCAGATAATTCGTCACAAGGTCAGCAAAACGCAGAACAACAAGGAAATAAAGAAGGGGATAACGCTCAAAATTCACCAAAAGATGCAGGACAACAAAATCAAAGCCAAGCAGAAAATGGCGAGAAAAAGCAAGATGAACCCTCCAACGATTCGGAAAGTCAACAATCGGCAACGGATGGGCAAAATACCCAATCAGATAAGCAAGCCAATGCTTCAGAACAAAAAACACTAGCTGATAAAGAAAAAGAACAACAAGCCAAAGCGCAACAGCAGGCAAGCGCAACAGATGCGCAAAGCGAGGAAAAACCCGAAACGGATAAAACGGCAAATGCCGTGAGCAGTGAAACTACTAAACCCATGAGCGAGGAACAAACCGCACAAGAACAGTGGTTAAGAAGAATTCCCGATGACCCTAGCGGATTGTTACGACGTAAATTCCGTTATCAATACAGTCAACAACAAAATTTTGACATGGGAACGGGGAAAGAGTGGTAAGACAGCGTAGGATTAAGAATCTGCTAGGTTTTGAAAATCTGGCAGGTTTGAGATTTTTTAGTGTAAAACAGTGAATTACTATAGTTTTCTCAGATGATTAAAGTTAATTGTTTGTATTTTATATTTTTGTGCATAACCATATAAACCAAAATCAACAGTAATCAGTGTTAATTCATATTGTTTTGCCAGAGAGAACAATGCAGCATCTGTAATACCTAATTTAAAATAAATTGGAAGGGTTATGAGCTGTTTAGAGGCTATTACAAGTTCATTTGATAAATCTATATATTCGGCAAGCAATTTTTTTAAGCGTATTTGTTTATCTTCATTCTGCATCCAATCTAACAAATTAGAGACTTCTGCAAGTACCTGAGGAATTGTGTAGCGATGTTTGAAGTCCTTTAATAATTGCTTGAGAATATCTGCATCGTCTGAGGTAAATTCTCGTGTTCGTTTGAATTGCTCAACCTCTCCTTGTCCTAATTCGCTAATTAAATAAACCATTAATAAATTTGTATCGAGAAGTACTCCCTTAGACATTTCGAATCCGCATAGAAAGAAATTTGCCATCAGATGAAATACGAAAAATTTTATATTCTCTTTTAACAGTTTCCTCTATCACAGAATATACAAAAGTGTCTTTTTTAATAATTTTATGTGGTGAGTCATAACCTAAAGTAATAAACCACTCATGATTATCCTCATTAAACTCAACCTCTTCTAAAGCAAGATTGTGAATAGATTCAGGTGGAAACATCATTTTTGCTTGTTGCCGAGCAATAGCAATAGCTTGCTTCACATCTATTTGCTGTGTAGTCGTGGCAATTGGTTTTACCTCTGTTTCTGTGGATTGCAAGGGCATGTTTTCCATATTAATTCGTCCTACTATGGTGATAAGTGATGATATTAAACTCAATCTTTATGGATAATACTTTAAAACTCTATCTTAAACAAGATAATAACAATATGTTTTTGTTAAAGTATTCTGTTAAGTTTAAGTAAAATCAGCAACTATATTTTTCAATTATAGAAGTAATTCCATGTTGTAAAGTAACCTGAGTTCGGCGAGTTTCTTTTAAAAAGACAACAGTTTGTCTGAATCAGAATTTTCAGAATTAACAGAATTAAAAAGACAAGAAAATTAAAAGAATAAAAAAATTATGTTTTTAATTGTTTTTAATTCTGCTAATTCTGAAAATTCTGATTCAGACAAAAAAAGACCTGCTAGGTTTTCAAAACCTAGCAGGTCTCTGTTTTATTTTATAAATCTCGCCGAACTCAGGTTAAAGTAGCAGATAAGGAATAAAACACATTAAATTTCTCTCATTGTTCCAATATACTGGATGTTATCTTGATGATGTTTACTCATTCTACAGTGAGTTTTTTCCCTTTTCTCTTATTAAGGTAGCGTTA is part of the Beggiatoa alba B18LD genome and encodes:
- a CDS encoding vWA domain-containing protein, which encodes MMNWTDFHFLRPYALLTFLPFIILLYFWFKRRQQSGQWASVCDPQLLPYLILPETRSANTHYTTLLIVLTGSLAIFALAGPTMERLPQPVFREQSALIITLDLSRSMLATDVKPSRLERARYKIADIVNRRQTGQTALLVFAGSAFVVTPLTDDKETILSQLSALTPNIMPIQGGRTDLALTKAVELLQQASVKTGQVLLITDEAESNHTLNEIQKLTNLGYQLSIFGVGTPEGAPIPITKEGFLKDNQGNIVIPTLDEAHLMQLTTQGNGIYQRLAIDDSDTNALFALIDQGLHQKSNATTQEAQLHVERWYELGTYLLLLALPFSAFAFRRGYFVIIPLTIGILSLHLSPPVYAEEAQAKSSIWQNLWATPDQQASQALQTGDAKTAATLFDNPEWKAAAHYKAGEYEQALQNLETLNTPTSLYNKGNTLTKLGKYEEAHNAYEQALAQDPSLEDARYNKEQVKKFLEEQKKQAEQNKQDKNQASDKQDKNNDKKDPDNSSQGQQNAEQQGNKEGDNAQNSPKDAGQQNQSQAENGEKKQDEPSNDSESQQSATDGQNTQSDKQANASEQKTLADKEKEQQAKAQQQASATDAQSEEKPETDKTANAVSSETTKPMSEEQTAQEQWLRRIPDDPSGLLRRKFRYQYSQQQNFDMGTGKEW
- a CDS encoding PIN domain-containing protein, producing MSKGVLLDTNLLMVYLISELGQGEVEQFKRTREFTSDDADILKQLLKDFKHRYTIPQVLAEVSNLLDWMQNEDKQIRLKKLLAEYIDLSNELVIASKQLITLPIYFKLGITDAALFSLAKQYELTLITVDFGLYGYAQKYKIQTINFNHLRKL